One Setaria italica strain Yugu1 chromosome I, Setaria_italica_v2.0, whole genome shotgun sequence DNA window includes the following coding sequences:
- the LOC111257031 gene encoding E3 ubiquitin-protein ligase Os03g0188200-like produces MPTLLSARSRGTLAAGGEDGGGAGNGACYGIAACTVALLLFCALAASVSVWMAFAFGGLVLVAFGVAGCLAPASWRAGPSDGGVSADSEAAAAGAAGVVAARARRRFGMPKAAIDALPTFAYTVNGAEGGGGGDLESGAAAGGEQCSVCLEDVEAGEMVRQLPVCKHLFHAECIDMWLHSHRTCPVCRCNLLRSQRKVAAVKAAAAAAAAGEEGLPAEDALPSV; encoded by the coding sequence ATGCCGACCCTCCTCTCGGCGAGGTCACGTGgcaccctcgccgccggcggcgaagacggcggcggggctgggaaCGGCGCGTGCTACGGCATCGCGGCCTGCACGGTGGCGCTGCTCCTGTTCTGCGCCCTGGCCGCCTCCGTCAGCGTCTGGATGGCGTTCGCGTTCGGCGGCCTCGTCCTGGTCGCCTTCGGCGTCGCCGGCTGCCTCGCGCCCGCGAGCTGGCGCGCCGGgccgagcgacggcggcgtcagcGCCGATAgcgaggccgcggccgcgggtGCAGCGGGAGTCGtcgccgcgcgggcgcggcgacggtTCGGGATGCCGAAGGCCGCGATCGACGCGCTGCCGACGTTCGCCTACACGGTTAACGGCGccgagggcggtggcggcggcgaccttgAGTCCGGGGCGGCAGCTGGCGGCGAGCAGTGCTCGGTGTGCCTCGAGGACGTCGAGGCCGGCGAGATGGTGCGGCAGCTGCCGGTGTGCAAGCACCTGTTCCACGCGGAGTGCATCGACATGTGGCTGCACTCGCACCGGACGTGCCCTGTGTGCCGGTGCAACCTCTTACGATCGCAGCGGAAAGTTGCTGCGGTAAaagctgctgcggcggcggcggcggctggtgaaGAGGGACTGCCGGCTGAAGATGCCTTACCATCGGTGTAG
- the LOC101785972 gene encoding RING-H2 finger protein ATL39, with translation MLNMYPRLQLQASSVDDGEDENVDDDGYSAFYGYGIAVVCVTIFVFCVLVSTVVSVWKACAFAILAALLLGAAGCYVPRRWFRRSGRRGAGAELVVVTVAAAGAVRPGYPCGAQVKDAPSAFAFQCPVEAGGGGGEAASASCVVCSVCLEDVRGGEMVRQVPACRHVFHVGCIDMWLHSHRTCPMCRCEVSPVAKVTTPKDAAAEEVALESSDDHELPPV, from the coding sequence ATGCTCAACATGTACCCGAGGCTCCAGCTCCAGGCGAGCTccgtcgacgacggcgaggacgagAACGTGGACGACGACGGCTACAGCGCCTTCTACGGCTACGGCATCGCCGTGGTGTGCGTGACCATCTTCGTGTTCTGCGTGCTCGTCTCCACCGTCGTCAGCGTCTGGAAGGCGTGCGCCTTCGCCATCCTGGCCGCGCTGctgctcggcgccgccggctgctaCGTGCCCAGGCGGTGGTTCCGCCGGAGCGGtcggaggggcgcgggcgcggagcTGGTCGTCGTCAcggtcgcggcggcgggcgccgtgCGGCCGGGCTACCCGTGTGGCGCTCAGGTGAAGGACGCGCCGTCGGCGTTCGCGTTCCAGTGCCCGgtcgaggcgggcggcggcgggggtgaggCGGCGTCCGCGAGCTGCGTGGTGTGCTCGGTGTGCCTGGAGGACGTGCGCGGCGGCGAGATGGTGCGGCAGGTGCCGGCGTGCAGGCACGTTTTCCACGTAGGGTGCATCGACATGTGGCTGCACTCGCACCGGACGTGCCCGATGTGCCGCTGCGAGGTCTCGCCGGTGGCTAAGGTGACGACACCGAAAGACGCTGCGGCCGAGGAGGTGGCGCTGGAGTCGTCTGATGATCATGAATTGCCGCCGGTGTAA
- the LOC101768290 gene encoding probable polygalacturonase, giving the protein MAAPSSRGSSLAVFVVLLGALALLQSAAGAATCVGVAPAKRRPEVISITDFGGVGDGRTLNTWAFRKAVYRIQHQRRRGGTELRVPAGTWLTGSFNLTSHMTLFLARGAVLMATGDTRGWPLVEPLPSYGRGRELPGPRYASFITGDGLRDVVITGDKGVIDGQGEVWWNMWRRRTLQHTRPNLVEFMHSTGIHISNIVLKNSPFWNIHPVYCENVVVTNMMILAPHDSPNTDGVDPDSSSNVCIEDSYISTGDDLVAIKSGWDEYGIAYGRPSSGITIRRVRGSSPFSGIAIGSEASGGVRDVLVEDCSIFDSGYGIHIKTSVGRGGYIRNVTVDNVRMSRVRSGVRIAGDAGDHPDGRFSQRAVPMVDAVRIRNVWGVGIQQPGSLEGIRNSPFTRICLDNVKLFGWRTGAAWRCRDVRGAALGVQPWPCAELATSFASAGGSCG; this is encoded by the exons ATGgccgcgccgtcgtcgcgcgGTAGCAGCCTCGCCGTGTTCGTCGTGCTGTTAGGCGCGCTCGCACTGCTCCAgtcggcggcgggtgcggcgaCGTGCGTAGGCGTGGCGCCGGCGAAGCGCCGGCCGGAGGTGATATCCATCACGGACTTCGGCGGCGTGGGCGACGGGCGGACGCTCAACACGTGGGCGTTCCGCAAGGCCGTGTACCGCATCcagcaccagcgccgccgcggcggcacgGAGCTGCGCGTGCCGGCGGGGACGTGGCTCACCGGCAGCTTCAACCTCACCAGCCACATGACGCTCTTCCTCGCCAGGGGCGCCGTGCTCATGGCCACGGGGGACACGCGGGGGTGGCCGCTGGTGGAGCCGCTGCCGTCGTACGGGCGGGGGCGGGAGCTGCCGGGGCCGAGGTACGCTAGCTTCATCACCGGCGACGGCCTCCGGGATGTCGTCATCACGG GTGACAAGGGAGTCATCGACGGCCAAGGGGAGGTGTGGTGGAACATGTGGAGGCGGAGGACTCTTCAGCACACCAGGCCAAACCTCGTGGAGTTCATGCATTCCACTGGCATCCACATCTCCAACATCGTTCTCAAGAACTCACCCTTCTGGAACATCCATCCTGTTTACTGCGA GAATGTGGTCGTAACCAACATGATGATCTTGGCACCACATGACTCCCCGAACACAGACGGAGTGGATCCAG ATTCCAGCAGCAACGTGTGCATCGAGGACTCGTACATCTCCACCGGCGACGACCTGGTGGCGATCAAGAGCGGGTGGGACGAGTACGGCATCGCCTACGGCCGGCCGAGCTCCGGCATCACCATCCGGCGCGTGCGCGGCTCGTCCCCGTTCAGCGGCATCGCGATCGGCAGCGAGGCCTCCGGCGGCGTGCGCGACGTCCTCGTGGAGGACTGCAGCATCTTCGACAGCGGCTACGGCATCCACATCAAGACCagcgtcggccgcggcggctaCATCCGGAACGTCACCGTCGACAACGTGCGCATGAGCCGCGTGCGCAGCGGCGTCCGcatcgccggcgacgccggcgaccaCCCCGACGGGCGGTTCAGCCAGCGAGCCGTGCCGATGGTGGACGCCGTGCGGATCAGGAACGTGTGGGGCGTCGGCATCCAGCAGCCCGGGTCGCTGGAGGGGATCAGGAACTCGCCCTTCACCCGGATCTGCCTCGACAACGTGAAGCTCTTCGGGTGGAGGACCGGCGCCGCGTGGCGGTGCAGGGACGTGCGCGGCGCCGCACTCGGCGTGCAGCCGTGGCCCTGCGCCGAgctcgccaccagcttcgcgtCGGCGGGCGGGTCCTGCGGCTAG